The Malus domestica chromosome 17, GDT2T_hap1 genome contains the following window.
ataacaaagtatcaaaattctaccaaaatacctaatatatttatactaagataaggataaaatatatggtataatatggattcatcaatttttcttgtgcatttaattttattatttaatttttaggcACCGAAATGAGTGAGAAAAGTCAGCGTGGAGTCCATATTAAAAGAATTTCTTGTGCTTTTAAAGGTGGACAATGCAATGCAATTCAGACATTTCCTTTCTTTACCTTGCCTTCTCAAATTTCTCAACAGACAAAACTCCtctgttcattttttttagttgGGTTTCGTACTATCTTCCAATTGGGGCTGCAAGAGGGACAATTCCACTCataaagaaattatttttatatataagaGGTACAATTCCACTCATCAAAATTATTATACATTAACACAAACACAAACGTGTACATTGCCAGATATAATAAGTTCCAcattaaaattaattgacaatatgaTGATTGGAAAGTAATCCAACTTATTTATAAGCACATACAAAATCTCTCATCCTATCAATATGATATTTATTCTCAACAATTACATTAAGGTGACTAACTAGCCACTTTCGCAGTCATCTTTTTATTCCTCACTTTACAAAcagaataatttataatttatttctgCACTAATGCGACGAGTGCATGAAGCTAAAAGAGGAGTGTTAACCCCAGTAGCCGGAGTAGATGCAAACCTTGGAATTCTGGAATGTCGAAAAAATAGTTGGTTTTCTCAGCTGAAGTGCCAAGACCTCATATCCAAAGTAAGGTTTGGCCACAAATTCTTTCTTTGAGTTCCGTTGGACTTTCAGTACACAAGTAGTCTGGGATTTTCCATAGCTAGCCAAGCTTTTAGTTTTATCCTTCTTTAATATTCCTTGTGCCTCCATTTTCAAGGGATCATAAATTGCTTTGTTGATGTCAGCAAGCAATTCTGTTGGGGAGTCATATACatttgatgaattgaaaaaCATCTGAAAGGCTTTGAGGCAGGAGAGGTGGAGTTCTTTGCATGCCTCTGGCATATCATCACCGTTGATGCCCTTATTCCCCAGAGCCTGTTCTAGAAACTCCTTCTTCTTTTCATCCAATATCTTCTGTATAATCCCAATTGACTCTTCAGCCCCCAATTTGGGACTTCCCTTCATGTGTAGCAGAACAAGGTTTGGCTTCCCCTCCTCTTGCTCCTTCTGCAATGAAAtcattaatttcaattttcccCATTGATTAAGATTATATTAAATCAACATGATGTTAATCAAGAATGTGATCATTATGAATTTCTCGTCCGCGAGATTATCCCACCACCATGTGAAGTTATCCTTAGTCTATTTAtgtgcatttatttatttttatcaaaacatGTTTTATTAGTGATATAACCTAGGTCCCTAATATAATAATTTTGGTGTTCACCATAAAAGATGCATTAATAATATCATATGACAATATGACGGTTacattaaaaatttctcctcatATACCTGATAACTTTGAATTTCGTTCAATAGCCGTGTCAAAAGCATAAGTGAATTTGTAAGTGGATGACTTTGAGGGGACTTGAGGGTCTCTGATTTTGGAGGTGTATTAAGCAGAAGAGCAGCTGTAAGAAGAATAGTATGTGAAGCAATAGAGCTTTTGGCTACTTGGAGGTACTCAACAATTGACAAGGGATGCCCATTTCTGCTCCATTCTGCTTCCTTTAACCAGCTTACAAATGTTTGATGCCACTAAATTCACTCGGCAAAATGTACAAAAGAAGAATAAGTaacacattttattatttttttacaattatgtCAACTAAATTATTTTACCAAAAATCTTACTAGGTCCTGAAGATAACTCTTTATATCATATCCATTTTGTTTGAAGAATTGCCAAGAAATGTCATCAACAAAATCTTTTAGAGCCTTGAATATAGCTTTTCCATGTCCATCCAGTTCTTTTTCCTGCCATCTGTATGATGTACACATTTAACTagctaaaaataataatatgcgTTACTTTAAATTTCTATGCGCAGATTATATATAATTTCTATCTTATAACATGTATGTGAGATCCAACACATAACAATTTATATATTGCATGACAAATTTTATATAACCGGCGCACACAAAAATCATGTGTTAATATATTGTACCTCGCGACGGCATTGGCAAGAGCCTCCAAGTCATTCATCGAACCTTCCTTGTCAAAAAAATCATCAGCAACTGTAACAAGGACTGCAGCTTTCACAACTGCGAGCCGTACATATGACAGGGAAGAATGTGATGCTGTTGAAGCAACGGCAAAATAACAGTACGCGGTTTTCTGTCGAGCAAACCCCATGTCAACAAGACCGATGTCTTTTGACCACCTGCATGAttaatttttcacccaaaacataaaaagaaaaagaaaaaggttttcATGGTTAATTAATTccggttaaaatttaaaaaaaaatggaagtaaGTGAAAGTGTAGAGAGTGAATACGAACCTTTCTAATTCCTTTAATTCATTTCTGAACATGGACTGCCGTAGTGTGTAATTCTCCCTGGCAAGTTGTAGTAGCATGGCATTGGTTTGACATGATAATCTGCGAGGTATTAATAAATTAAACTGCTTAATCAGAGATTTGACTGCCTTGATCTGTTCAATTAATTAGTACTAATTTAATTACCTGCAGGATAAGCCTTTTCCTATCCATGGACCAACAGGCTCTTTCATCTCAATGAACTTCCTGTGCTCCAGATGATCCAACCGAGCAAGCCATGGAATACTAATTTCATGCTTAATCTACTCAAGGGAGATAtgcaacaaaattaattaagggACGATTAAATAACTAATTATAATGGTTGAACGTATACCTGGTCGTGCAAATTCTTAGAATCTTTTAATGTATCCTTTTCTA
Protein-coding sequences here:
- the LOC114822411 gene encoding S-linalool synthase-like, with product MSESVKLENLLGMLTIKLNDDNFIKWNFQFCSVLREYDLFDHFTDGLKRGMEMIDTRAPLSVPVGGATLGQIFNVLGKPVDNLGSVKQELFSPDVDLVSLVPPSPYDIAWLSMIPNPHRGSDEPLFKGCLDWVLQHQTTRGFWGDNDHFPTLESLTSTLACIVALATWDVGHDAAQKGLAFIHASTEKLLEEQNNSFPEWFVIVFPAMVELAENKGLHVHFSPGSTALVEQVFQKRSKIFQMHRLVPSSDQQQYCSLELMQYLEALPEAYDINLNKTLLLCQSEEDGLLIQSPSAIAYAFMKTGRKDFLSKLNSIVRRCGFSVPAIYPMDEDILRVCLVNRIERLGLAEHFMAEITRKFCWFLRDEDIMVYIEEHQEIFLSAMYNVYRATDVTFTGESQLEDVKKFCKRILEKDTLKDSKNLHDQIKHEISIPWLARLDHLEHRKFIEMKEPVGPWIGKGLSCRLSCQTNAMLLQLARENYTLRQSMFRNELKELERWSKDIGLVDMGFARQKTAYCYFAVASTASHSSLSYVRLAVVKAAVLVTVADDFFDKEGSMNDLEALANAVARWQEKELDGHGKAIFKALKDFVDDISWQFFKQNGYDIKSYLQDLWHQTFVSWLKEAEWSRNGHPLSIVEYLQVAKSSIASHTILLTAALLLNTPPKSETLKSPQSHPLTNSLMLLTRLLNEIQSYQKEQEEGKPNLVLLHMKGSPKLGAEESIGIIQKILDEKKKEFLEQALGNKGINGDDMPEACKELHLSCLKAFQMFFNSSNVYDSPTELLADINKAIYDPLKMEAQGILKKDKTKSLASYGKSQTTCVLKVQRNSKKEFVAKPYFGYEVLALQLRKPTIFSTFQNSKVCIYSGYWG